From a single Alloactinosynnema sp. L-07 genomic region:
- a CDS encoding TIR domain-containing protein, giving the protein MSNDVDDGVELFDVFVSYAGADRDVVAPFVELLKKGGWKVWFYDAHMSAGPALKPQIASAIRRSAYMIVCLTDSYLASDWTEFELLNGTHADPAGKSGTTIVVKFKPMTGKVPAHAAHLFVYDFSDQRDYDRHFARITNLIKRRKANPVAETYDAPLSAEPVEALYQIWRKTAQLSRELHQQEIGDVPPNAPDEQIIGQLLASQKLPPRVIEALSTARTLGNQAVNSRSGEVTVAADTIAVARAAFDRLMAWRFPEREPPDVWARVYARLPQAHGGRRIPGTDYVLTGAELGRNSHGPLYPGRDTARGTTVSINLVGIPAERDDAFFEQVARFTRLSDPNIVAPMDAGTIAVDGERLCLFLVLPVVDGVSAQTLTEHHGPLPPRAAYELCLGIAKALRGFHAADPPIAHGDIKPANAVVGTFGTVSVLCIGSDLTDSPADDRIDSMLFTHPEQRSGAPATPRSDVQALRLVLHYLLTGDYLQDGTEPDPAVDPHRVLERLVRCVGAASACATIEAACAALPPLPNLASVNRGYRHHIGATLPTPATTVSAEGIVLTGSYPIDAKRAWPLPAGLVLVWEQSTDTLAILDSSGMVWRDSTPIAVRRTDTRADRIAVGGWDGALRFFVDGALAATDTLSGAVGDVRLVGDGVVAGSWRHDLRQFTTDGVRRDLLDVAAGTHRIAVAKDGDRFAVADLSGGLSIYVGERRVATLPDFTMAADIAYAGGRLVVLTDTGLTCLNVDGTIGAVEPKPGASRLIPGHGDTCGLLQANQRTGAIELWRIDEADRHVLECGFPPGAKPVAHGGGHHVLNRADGGRGYWRDGAFQLEWPDAVAASLSADGKHIAVCEPGRVALYEDLG; this is encoded by the coding sequence GTGTCGAACGACGTCGACGATGGCGTCGAACTCTTCGATGTGTTCGTCAGCTACGCGGGCGCGGACCGCGACGTCGTGGCGCCGTTCGTCGAGCTGCTGAAGAAGGGCGGCTGGAAGGTCTGGTTCTACGACGCGCACATGTCGGCCGGACCGGCGCTCAAACCGCAGATCGCGTCCGCCATCCGGCGGTCGGCGTACATGATCGTCTGCCTGACCGACTCCTACCTCGCCAGCGACTGGACCGAGTTCGAGCTGCTCAACGGCACGCACGCCGACCCGGCGGGCAAGTCGGGAACCACGATCGTGGTCAAGTTCAAGCCGATGACCGGCAAGGTGCCCGCCCACGCCGCCCATCTGTTCGTCTACGACTTCAGCGACCAGCGCGACTACGACCGGCACTTCGCCCGGATCACCAACCTGATCAAACGGCGCAAGGCGAACCCGGTCGCGGAGACCTACGACGCGCCGCTGTCGGCCGAGCCGGTCGAGGCGCTGTACCAGATCTGGCGAAAGACGGCCCAACTGTCGCGGGAACTGCACCAACAGGAGATCGGCGACGTGCCCCCGAACGCGCCGGACGAGCAGATCATCGGGCAACTGCTGGCGTCGCAGAAACTTCCGCCCCGCGTCATCGAGGCGCTGTCGACCGCGCGGACGTTGGGCAACCAGGCGGTCAACAGCCGCTCCGGCGAGGTCACCGTCGCCGCCGACACCATCGCCGTGGCCAGGGCCGCCTTCGACCGGCTGATGGCCTGGCGCTTTCCCGAGCGCGAGCCGCCGGACGTCTGGGCGCGGGTGTACGCCCGGCTCCCCCAGGCCCATGGCGGGCGCCGGATCCCGGGCACCGACTACGTGCTGACCGGCGCGGAACTCGGCCGCAACAGCCACGGGCCGCTGTACCCGGGCCGGGACACGGCGCGGGGCACGACGGTGTCGATCAACCTCGTCGGGATCCCGGCCGAACGTGACGACGCGTTCTTCGAGCAGGTGGCGCGGTTCACCCGGCTCAGCGATCCGAACATCGTCGCGCCCATGGACGCGGGCACGATAGCGGTCGACGGCGAACGGCTGTGCCTGTTCCTCGTACTCCCGGTCGTTGACGGGGTTTCCGCGCAAACGCTCACCGAACACCACGGGCCGCTGCCCCCGCGCGCCGCCTACGAGCTCTGTCTCGGGATCGCCAAGGCACTGCGCGGCTTCCACGCCGCCGACCCGCCCATCGCGCACGGCGACATCAAGCCCGCCAACGCGGTCGTGGGCACCTTCGGCACGGTCAGCGTGCTGTGCATCGGCAGCGACCTGACCGACTCGCCCGCCGACGACCGGATCGACTCGATGCTGTTCACCCACCCCGAACAGCGCTCCGGCGCGCCCGCGACGCCGAGGTCGGACGTGCAGGCGCTGCGGCTGGTCCTGCACTACCTGCTGACCGGCGACTACCTTCAGGACGGCACCGAACCCGACCCGGCGGTGGATCCGCACCGGGTGTTGGAGCGCCTCGTGCGGTGTGTGGGCGCGGCCAGCGCGTGCGCCACGATCGAGGCCGCGTGCGCGGCGTTGCCGCCACTGCCGAACCTCGCGTCCGTCAACCGCGGTTACCGCCACCACATCGGCGCCACCCTGCCCACGCCCGCGACCACGGTGTCGGCCGAGGGGATCGTGCTGACCGGGTCATATCCCATCGACGCCAAGCGGGCCTGGCCGCTGCCCGCCGGGCTGGTCCTCGTCTGGGAGCAGAGCACGGACACCCTGGCGATCCTCGACAGCTCCGGGATGGTGTGGCGCGACTCGACCCCGATCGCGGTCCGTCGCACCGACACCCGGGCCGATCGGATCGCCGTGGGCGGCTGGGACGGCGCGCTGCGGTTCTTCGTCGACGGCGCCCTCGCCGCCACCGACACACTCAGCGGCGCGGTCGGTGACGTTCGGCTCGTCGGCGACGGTGTGGTCGCCGGATCGTGGCGGCACGACCTGCGCCAGTTCACCACCGACGGCGTCCGGCGGGACCTGCTCGACGTCGCCGCCGGGACGCACCGGATCGCGGTGGCCAAGGACGGGGACCGGTTCGCGGTCGCCGACCTGTCCGGCGGCCTGTCGATCTACGTCGGCGAGCGCCGGGTCGCCACGCTGCCCGACTTCACCATGGCCGCCGACATCGCCTACGCGGGCGGCAGGCTGGTGGTACTCACCGACACCGGGCTGACCTGCCTGAACGTCGACGGCACGATCGGCGCGGTCGAGCCGAAGCCGGGCGCGTCGCGGCTGATCCCCGGTCACGGTGACACGTGCGGGCTGCTGCAAGCCAACCAGCGCACCGGGGCGATCGAGCTGTGGCGCATCGATGAGGCCGACCGACACGTCCTCGAATGCGGGTTCCCACCCGGGGCCAAGCCGGTCGCCCACGGCGGCGGCCACCACGTGCTGAACCGCGCCGACGGCGGCCGCGGCTATTGGCGCGACGGCGCGTTCCAGCTCGAATGGCCGGACGCGGTCGCCGCGTCGCTCTCGGCCGACGGCAAACACATCGCGGTGTGCGAACCCGGCCGGGTCGCCCTGTACGAGGACCTCGGATGA
- a CDS encoding tetratricopeptide repeat protein yields MNLTRSREVLLQRLAELSAEELTPGVRLAIAEAEFRLAIDQDTAPEEGVERLRRSIAHDPFNPKLPLHLGRLLHRAGRHGAAVSAYRAALRLAPRSRRAHVLLAQVLLESGKEEREIGQALLAALNADDAAARDAAVVALDAVLDQARTGAEPGKRAKSEAKARPGKHSATDLWQLSLLDQLARPKPLRPQVDAHLGTGSSGARTGSRVAEFAIACVSTLVAGDSVRDVRALARSGLSGHDDHPAVALLDAILDLVETDDAADFVASTTRLLDDKVLPIELACWAHFTKFGPGGALAAEDALRILDRYPGHIQDTDCFVELRIAVLDGLARAAAATGHTARAKLLWRETVALDPYRVPVAMNLALMAARTRSADEYGPAWERLSELLYLHAAGAGDVQLYLDERRTLHLALSQQSRSRYCAPSPRPYPTDAEVAAWVADDETVRVWLSEWDLYYLNARLGFRSPSHVLGVAEEPTDEALADARDALLGITDLTLRGRDWAGVTVFADLVADRVRAAHTAASDPQARARDEYADVEKARADALADETLRRGILLRGMMTALIDRGSGEYLALGCEIARRQLALPWSVLTPICIDRGMISDDIDLVKVFRSDLVALSTKWNKPAPTSQEEWASRLVDLDVCVEIMPLELRPKVERCALLQAADRPDDAYAAAVSALDDTVDTVHDDDAVQLRRDLVTLVDNTAVSPVPVTPQGGFVADEPTAAACRRALTRFPRSGGLSRLLADVLLKLGGEANAREAVTVLSAAIDVALDHECRVESETLLATTRGAAAREMVLTKIREISGPAIDRVDAAITRLREETDDTADAKVALRAAIADAITAVGEAVAMAERANLTDEAQELRARLDRLTASRDQLDAEED; encoded by the coding sequence ATGAACCTCACCCGCTCACGGGAGGTGCTGCTCCAGCGCCTCGCCGAACTGTCCGCCGAGGAGCTCACCCCTGGCGTGCGCCTCGCGATCGCCGAGGCCGAGTTCCGACTGGCGATCGACCAGGACACCGCCCCGGAGGAGGGCGTCGAACGGTTGCGCAGGTCGATCGCGCACGACCCGTTCAACCCCAAACTGCCGCTGCACCTGGGCAGGCTGCTGCACCGCGCGGGCCGACACGGTGCGGCGGTCTCGGCGTACCGGGCGGCGCTGCGCCTGGCACCGCGGAGCAGGCGCGCGCACGTGCTGCTCGCCCAAGTGCTGCTGGAGTCCGGCAAGGAGGAGCGCGAGATCGGCCAGGCGCTGCTCGCCGCGCTCAACGCCGATGACGCGGCGGCGCGCGACGCCGCCGTCGTCGCGTTGGACGCCGTGCTCGACCAGGCCAGAACCGGCGCCGAGCCCGGCAAACGCGCCAAGAGCGAGGCCAAGGCACGACCCGGCAAGCACAGCGCGACCGACCTGTGGCAGCTGTCGCTGCTCGATCAGCTCGCACGCCCCAAGCCCCTGCGGCCCCAGGTCGACGCCCACCTCGGCACCGGGTCGAGCGGTGCCCGCACCGGGTCGAGGGTCGCCGAGTTCGCGATCGCCTGCGTGTCGACATTGGTCGCCGGGGACAGCGTCCGCGACGTGCGGGCCCTCGCCCGCTCCGGCCTGTCCGGGCACGACGACCACCCGGCGGTCGCGCTGCTCGACGCGATCCTGGACTTGGTCGAGACCGACGACGCGGCGGATTTCGTAGCGAGCACGACGCGGCTGCTCGACGACAAGGTGCTGCCGATCGAGCTGGCGTGTTGGGCGCACTTCACCAAGTTCGGACCGGGCGGTGCCCTCGCCGCCGAGGACGCGCTGCGGATCCTCGACCGCTACCCCGGCCACATCCAGGACACCGACTGCTTCGTCGAGCTGCGGATCGCGGTGCTCGACGGTCTCGCCCGGGCCGCGGCGGCCACAGGGCACACCGCGCGCGCCAAGCTGCTCTGGCGGGAGACGGTCGCGCTGGATCCGTATCGGGTGCCGGTGGCGATGAACCTCGCGCTGATGGCCGCCCGGACCAGGTCCGCCGACGAGTACGGCCCGGCCTGGGAGCGCCTGTCCGAGCTGCTGTACCTGCACGCGGCGGGCGCGGGCGACGTCCAGCTCTACCTCGACGAGCGCCGGACGCTGCATCTGGCGTTGAGCCAGCAGAGCAGATCGCGGTACTGCGCGCCATCGCCTCGGCCCTACCCGACCGACGCCGAGGTGGCGGCCTGGGTCGCCGACGACGAGACGGTCCGAGTCTGGCTGTCCGAATGGGATCTGTACTACCTCAACGCGCGCTTGGGATTCCGCTCGCCCAGTCACGTGCTCGGGGTGGCCGAGGAGCCGACCGACGAAGCGCTGGCCGACGCCCGGGACGCGTTGCTCGGGATCACCGACCTCACCCTGCGCGGCCGCGACTGGGCGGGGGTCACCGTCTTCGCCGACCTGGTCGCCGACCGGGTCCGGGCGGCGCACACGGCGGCGTCGGACCCGCAGGCCAGGGCCCGCGACGAGTACGCCGACGTCGAGAAGGCTCGGGCCGACGCGCTGGCCGACGAGACGCTGCGGCGGGGAATCCTGTTGCGCGGCATGATGACCGCGCTGATCGACCGAGGCTCGGGCGAGTACCTCGCCCTGGGGTGCGAGATCGCCAGGAGACAGCTCGCGCTGCCGTGGTCGGTACTCACCCCGATCTGCATCGATCGGGGCATGATCAGCGATGACATCGATCTGGTCAAGGTGTTTCGATCCGACCTCGTCGCGCTCTCGACGAAGTGGAACAAACCGGCGCCGACGAGCCAGGAGGAGTGGGCGAGCAGACTCGTCGATCTGGACGTGTGCGTCGAGATCATGCCATTGGAGTTACGACCGAAGGTCGAGCGCTGCGCCCTGTTGCAAGCGGCTGATCGACCCGACGACGCATACGCGGCCGCGGTGTCCGCATTGGACGACACCGTGGACACCGTCCACGACGACGACGCCGTCCAGCTGCGGCGCGATCTGGTGACCTTGGTCGACAACACCGCCGTGTCCCCCGTTCCCGTCACCCCGCAGGGCGGCTTTGTGGCGGATGAACCCACGGCAGCCGCGTGCCGTCGGGCCCTCACTCGGTTCCCACGCAGCGGTGGGCTCAGCCGATTGCTCGCCGACGTGTTGCTGAAGCTCGGCGGCGAGGCCAACGCTCGGGAAGCCGTCACCGTGCTCAGCGCCGCGATCGACGTCGCGCTCGACCACGAGTGTCGCGTCGAGTCCGAGACGCTGCTCGCGACCACCCGGGGCGCGGCGGCGCGCGAGATGGTGCTGACGAAGATCCGGGAGATCAGCGGACCGGCGATCGATCGGGTCGACGCGGCCATCACCCGGCTGCGGGAGGAGACCGACGACACGGCCGACGCGAAGGTGGCGCTGCGCGCGGCCATCGCCGACGCGATCACCGCGGTAGGGGAAGCGGTCGCCATGGCAGAGCGCGCGAATCTGACCGATGAGGCCCAGGAACTGCGAGCGCGGCTCGACCGCCTCACCGCGTCCCGCGACCAACTCGACGCCGAGGAGGACTGA
- the grpE gene encoding nucleotide exchange factor GrpE: MEIVTDADTATATADAVPAPPDPLQRRLDQIGGLLEEVVDDNTAVVATMNDLAQAQRALSADVGREITALRADLVGGLVHRTLKDLCVELISPLAAMDKMVADGTALDPTAVASHVRSLALTLRGVLSRMGAEPIAVDVGATAFDPYQHRCVGVVEPDDSPFPDAAPRTVVRVVEDGYLLDRKILVPATVEIQSGRADLTPDQAE; encoded by the coding sequence ATGGAGATCGTGACCGACGCGGACACCGCCACCGCGACCGCGGACGCCGTCCCGGCGCCCCCCGACCCGCTTCAGCGGCGGCTCGACCAGATCGGCGGGCTCCTGGAGGAGGTCGTCGACGACAACACCGCCGTGGTCGCGACGATGAACGACCTCGCGCAGGCCCAGCGCGCCCTGTCCGCCGACGTCGGCCGGGAGATCACCGCGCTGCGCGCCGACCTGGTCGGCGGGCTGGTCCACCGCACCCTCAAGGACCTGTGCGTCGAGCTGATCTCCCCGCTCGCCGCGATGGACAAGATGGTCGCCGACGGCACCGCGCTCGACCCGACCGCCGTGGCGAGCCACGTGCGCAGCCTCGCGCTCACCCTGCGCGGGGTGCTCAGTCGGATGGGCGCTGAGCCGATAGCCGTCGACGTCGGCGCCACCGCGTTCGATCCGTACCAGCACCGCTGTGTCGGAGTGGTCGAACCCGACGACTCACCGTTCCCCGACGCGGCGCCGCGCACCGTCGTCCGGGTCGTCGAGGACGGCTACCTCCTCGACCGCAAGATCCTCGTGCCCGCGACCGTGGAGATCCAGAGCGGCCGCGCTGACCTCACGCCGGACCAGGCCGAATAG
- a CDS encoding Hsp70 family protein: MPFHKVIGIDLGTTYSAVSIWDGKDTHIIESAFGTKTVPSVVGLDPEGQVIVGAPAQNNLASDPLNTIIEVKREMGSYAREPSGPGDPGEPRRVPFRGRDYLPQEISAFILMELKRQAESFVGEPIHDAVITVPAYFKEPQRGATHDAARMARLNVHQLLNEPTSAAVCFGADKVEDERTHTYAVYDLGGGTFDVSIIQISAGNVSVVGTGGDSRLGGGDFDDRITGWVLKYIQDKHSTDLTGDPAIWQRVKREAEMRKRELSVATAATLNLPYLTPTLSVNVPLTRATFEALIKDLLDQSLDCLDKAIESAHESNGVERDEIEQVLLVGGSTRIACVRPMLAEHLGLEIKDIRGDISPDEAVARGAGMIARQFPESDGYAGADMVITPAASGGEAVADGAILLQDVTSHTLGILANRADFVPILPKDSRIPGGQTRGDFTNGGNSKEIDVLIFQGENPVAFENDLIGKLPIILPEPKEQGYYRFDVTFEIDTNGLLDVGVKCLNDNQIWQTKVQCDVRATAEQIEASAALLSEAMPERRAVDTDAGLPVPPAGLPTPPGALPTPPSDLPRPPGAATPGPAAPPPPPASTPDEFKAIARRSFKLIGQLPPPDRARLVEAYTRFVEAVAAGGDDVEDLGDELSDLFYQLR, from the coding sequence ATGCCATTCCACAAGGTAATCGGGATCGACCTCGGCACCACGTACTCCGCGGTGTCCATATGGGACGGCAAGGACACCCACATCATCGAGAGCGCGTTCGGCACGAAGACGGTGCCGTCCGTGGTCGGTCTCGACCCGGAGGGCCAGGTCATCGTCGGCGCGCCCGCGCAGAACAACCTCGCAAGCGACCCGCTGAACACGATCATCGAGGTCAAGCGCGAGATGGGTTCCTACGCCAGGGAACCCAGCGGCCCCGGCGACCCGGGTGAGCCGCGGCGGGTGCCGTTCCGCGGTCGCGACTACCTGCCCCAGGAGATCTCCGCGTTCATCCTGATGGAGCTCAAGCGGCAGGCCGAGAGCTTCGTCGGCGAGCCCATCCACGACGCGGTGATCACCGTTCCCGCGTACTTCAAGGAGCCCCAGCGCGGCGCCACCCACGACGCCGCCCGGATGGCCCGCCTCAACGTGCACCAGCTGCTCAACGAGCCGACCTCGGCGGCGGTGTGCTTCGGCGCCGACAAGGTCGAGGACGAGCGCACCCACACCTACGCGGTGTACGACCTCGGCGGCGGCACGTTCGACGTGTCGATCATCCAGATCAGCGCGGGCAACGTCAGCGTCGTGGGCACCGGCGGCGATTCGCGGCTGGGCGGCGGCGACTTCGACGACCGGATCACCGGCTGGGTGCTCAAATACATCCAGGACAAGCACAGCACCGACCTCACCGGCGACCCGGCGATCTGGCAGCGGGTCAAGCGCGAGGCCGAGATGCGCAAGCGGGAGTTGTCGGTGGCGACCGCGGCCACCCTCAACCTGCCGTACTTGACCCCGACGCTGAGCGTGAACGTCCCGCTGACCCGGGCGACGTTCGAGGCGCTCATCAAGGACCTGCTCGACCAGTCGCTGGACTGCCTCGACAAGGCCATCGAGTCCGCGCACGAGAGCAACGGGGTCGAGCGCGACGAGATCGAGCAGGTGCTGCTGGTCGGCGGGTCCACGCGCATCGCGTGCGTCCGCCCGATGCTCGCCGAGCACCTCGGCCTGGAGATCAAGGACATCCGCGGCGACATCAGCCCGGACGAGGCCGTGGCCAGGGGCGCGGGCATGATCGCGCGGCAGTTCCCGGAGAGCGACGGCTACGCGGGCGCCGACATGGTGATCACGCCCGCCGCGTCGGGTGGCGAGGCCGTCGCCGACGGCGCGATCCTGCTGCAGGACGTCACCAGCCACACGCTGGGCATCCTGGCCAACCGGGCGGACTTCGTGCCGATCCTGCCCAAGGACAGCCGAATCCCGGGCGGACAGACTCGGGGCGACTTCACCAACGGCGGCAATTCCAAGGAGATCGATGTCCTGATCTTCCAGGGCGAGAACCCGGTCGCGTTCGAGAACGACCTCATCGGCAAACTGCCGATCATCCTGCCCGAGCCGAAGGAACAGGGCTATTACCGGTTCGACGTCACCTTCGAGATCGACACGAACGGGCTGCTCGACGTCGGCGTGAAGTGCCTCAACGACAACCAGATCTGGCAGACCAAGGTGCAGTGCGACGTGCGCGCCACCGCCGAGCAGATCGAGGCCAGCGCCGCGCTGCTCAGCGAGGCGATGCCCGAGCGGCGGGCGGTGGACACCGACGCGGGCCTACCCGTGCCGCCCGCCGGTCTGCCCACGCCGCCCGGCGCGCTGCCCACCCCGCCGTCCGACCTGCCGCGGCCGCCGGGCGCGGCGACCCCCGGTCCCGCGGCCCCACCGCCGCCGCCCGCGTCGACCCCGGACGAGTTCAAGGCGATCGCGCGGCGCTCGTTCAAACTCATCGGCCAGCTCCCGCCGCCGGATCGCGCCCGGCTCGTCGAGGCGTATACGCGGTTCGTCGAGGCCGTCGCGGCGGGCGGGGACGACGTCGAGGACCTCGGCGACGAGCTCAGCGACTTGTTCTACCAGCTCAGGTAG
- a CDS encoding tetratricopeptide repeat protein: MTDAGAWRRTFAALVGTVVFLLLLASPAAADDPPTIILPSDAALPAGTYRATVDGPNGPVVATVSVPAPAGGSPSASPSGTTGTPAAGTPAGENPNAREEAPTESSSGFLPVLLAVLATALLIGGTVLVRRKIVEPGRQRSALKAAVALIGVGDYRAAIPALSAVETKLSDRLRVQAGFFTAFALVQIGEVDEASLRLAGLNRANPSHPEIAYLLAHLRVERREYDAAEPVLAPLRGRFTDRARKLYGVVQYHRGLEALRDGRVDAAAQLFQEVETLGDFRDHLPDDLRNRHVALGARALFDKDVVGARKHFEDLERAAPSLPDDEREQMLALADVGTALAAWIENRPGAGARIDALLTTAVARLDPDGATALPWPDTDPVTVADRLAAMQEAGTDGELSDLDRVLRDLHFLRGMALLRDWAGKPTKSKLTEAVERFACARERDPDFSDTYLVVGLLRYYLADSDAERAVAATVLARAQLLGARDPEVLRVLNRQARITRAGRDAVDAYLQVLDQYVADGSIREQVRADVVRRLSRFRRVRDWDGRPELVEVRAAPPTVAEMNDRSELLRVRVSQLLAAPGSADLVEAHELVRNLEADSKRLAEHARSVEQKEANLLVIVGDRLLVDHER; the protein is encoded by the coding sequence ATGACCGACGCAGGAGCGTGGCGGCGGACCTTCGCGGCGCTGGTGGGCACCGTGGTGTTCCTACTGCTGCTGGCGAGCCCGGCGGCGGCGGACGACCCGCCCACGATCATCCTGCCCTCGGACGCCGCGCTGCCCGCAGGCACGTATCGGGCCACAGTGGACGGACCGAACGGACCGGTCGTCGCGACCGTCTCGGTGCCCGCGCCCGCTGGCGGCTCGCCGTCCGCGTCACCCAGCGGCACCACGGGGACCCCGGCCGCCGGGACCCCGGCGGGCGAGAACCCGAACGCGCGGGAAGAGGCACCCACGGAGTCAAGCTCCGGTTTCCTGCCGGTCCTGCTCGCCGTCCTCGCGACAGCGCTGCTGATCGGCGGGACGGTCCTGGTGCGGCGCAAGATCGTGGAACCGGGCAGGCAGCGATCGGCATTGAAAGCCGCGGTCGCGCTGATCGGCGTCGGCGACTACCGCGCGGCGATCCCGGCGCTCAGCGCCGTCGAGACCAAGCTGAGCGACCGGCTGCGCGTGCAGGCCGGGTTCTTCACCGCGTTCGCGCTGGTCCAGATCGGCGAGGTGGACGAGGCGTCGCTGCGGCTGGCCGGGCTCAACCGGGCGAACCCCAGCCACCCCGAGATCGCCTACCTGCTCGCCCACCTGCGGGTCGAGCGCCGCGAGTACGACGCCGCGGAACCAGTGCTCGCGCCGCTGCGCGGTCGCTTCACCGACCGCGCCCGCAAGCTCTACGGCGTCGTGCAGTACCACCGCGGTCTGGAGGCCCTGCGCGACGGCCGGGTCGACGCCGCCGCCCAGCTGTTCCAGGAAGTCGAGACGCTCGGCGACTTCCGCGACCACCTGCCAGACGACCTGCGCAACCGGCATGTCGCGCTCGGGGCGCGGGCACTGTTCGACAAGGACGTCGTCGGCGCGCGCAAGCACTTCGAGGATCTGGAGCGGGCCGCGCCGAGCCTGCCGGACGACGAGCGCGAGCAGATGCTCGCCCTGGCCGATGTCGGGACGGCCCTGGCCGCGTGGATCGAGAACCGGCCGGGGGCCGGTGCGCGGATCGACGCGCTGCTGACCACGGCCGTGGCCCGACTCGACCCGGACGGCGCGACCGCACTGCCGTGGCCCGACACCGACCCGGTGACCGTGGCCGACCGCCTCGCCGCCATGCAGGAGGCGGGCACCGACGGCGAGCTGTCCGATCTCGACCGCGTCCTGCGCGACCTGCACTTCCTGCGGGGGATGGCGCTGCTGCGCGACTGGGCGGGCAAGCCGACCAAGTCCAAGCTCACCGAGGCCGTCGAACGCTTCGCCTGCGCCCGCGAGCGCGACCCCGACTTCAGCGACACCTACCTCGTCGTCGGGCTGCTGCGGTACTACCTGGCCGACAGCGACGCCGAGCGCGCGGTCGCGGCGACCGTGCTGGCCCGCGCCCAACTGCTCGGAGCGCGCGATCCCGAGGTGCTGCGCGTCCTCAACCGACAGGCGCGGATCACCCGGGCGGGCCGCGACGCCGTCGACGCCTATCTGCAGGTCCTCGACCAGTACGTGGCGGACGGCTCGATCCGCGAGCAGGTCCGCGCGGACGTCGTGCGCAGGCTCTCGCGGTTCCGCCGGGTGCGCGACTGGGACGGGCGGCCCGAGCTGGTCGAGGTCCGCGCCGCCCCGCCGACGGTGGCGGAGATGAACGACCGCTCGGAGCTGCTGCGGGTCCGGGTCAGCCAACTGCTGGCCGCGCCCGGCTCCGCCGACCTGGTCGAAGCCCACGAGCTGGTGCGGAATCTGGAGGCCGACAGCAAACGACTGGCCGAGCACGCGCGGTCGGTCGAGCAGAAAGAGGCCAACCTGTTGGTCATAGTCGGTGACCGTCTTCTAGTCGACCACGAGAGGTGA